The Heyndrickxia vini genome contains a region encoding:
- the rlmH gene encoding 23S rRNA (pseudouridine(1915)-N(3))-methyltransferase RlmH: MNISIITVGKLKEKYLKQGIEEYLKRLTAYAKVEIIEVPDEKAPEILSEIEMEQVKQKEGERILAKIHPDAHVIALAIQGKMKTSEELADGIDKLGTYGKSKIAFVIGGSLGLSDEVMKRANESLSFSKMTFPHQLMRLVLVEQVYRAFRIMRGEPYHK, from the coding sequence GTGAATATCTCAATCATCACCGTCGGAAAACTCAAGGAAAAATACTTAAAACAAGGAATCGAAGAATACTTAAAAAGACTAACAGCCTACGCAAAAGTAGAAATCATCGAAGTCCCTGACGAAAAGGCACCGGAAATCCTAAGCGAAATAGAAATGGAACAAGTCAAACAAAAAGAAGGCGAACGCATCCTCGCAAAAATCCACCCAGATGCCCACGTCATCGCCCTCGCCATCCAAGGAAAAATGAAAACATCCGAAGAACTAGCCGATGGCATCGACAAACTAGGCACATACGGAAAAAGCAAAATTGCCTTTGTCATTGGCGGATCACTTGGTTTGAGTGATGAGGTTATGAAGCGAGCAAACGAAAGCCTCTCATTTTCGAAGATGACGTTTCCACATCAGCTGATGAGGTTAGTGTTGGTGGAGCAGGTGTATCGGGCGTTTCGGATTATGAGGGGGGAACCGTATCATAAATAG
- a CDS encoding MBL fold metallo-hydrolase yields the protein MSLHFSVLASGSTGNATYVETENHSFLVDAGFSGKQMEALFQKIDRKPENLDGILVTHEHSDHIKGVGILARKYKLPIYANEKTWKAMDGLIGVVPVEQKFTFDMETVKTFGSLDIESFGVSHDAAEPMFYVFRSGSKKLVVITDTGYVSDRMKGIISNADVFIFESNHDVQMLRMGKYPWSIKRRILSDVGHVSNEDAAIAMSEVIGDATKRIYLAHLSLDNNMKDLARMSVAQTLEARGVGIGHQFDLFDTDPKIPTPLSAV from the coding sequence ATGTCATTGCATTTTAGTGTACTTGCTAGTGGAAGTACAGGAAATGCGACATATGTTGAAACAGAAAACCATTCATTTTTAGTCGATGCTGGATTTAGCGGCAAACAAATGGAAGCCTTGTTTCAAAAAATTGATCGCAAACCAGAAAACTTAGACGGAATTCTTGTTACCCACGAACATAGTGATCATATTAAAGGTGTCGGAATTCTAGCACGCAAATATAAATTACCAATCTATGCAAATGAGAAAACGTGGAAAGCGATGGACGGTCTTATCGGAGTTGTCCCTGTCGAGCAAAAATTTACATTTGATATGGAAACTGTCAAAACCTTTGGTTCACTTGATATTGAATCGTTCGGCGTTTCCCACGACGCTGCCGAACCGATGTTTTATGTGTTTAGAAGTGGATCAAAAAAACTTGTCGTCATTACTGATACAGGATATGTCAGTGATCGAATGAAAGGCATTATTTCAAATGCGGATGTGTTTATCTTTGAAAGCAATCATGATGTCCAAATGTTGCGTATGGGTAAATATCCTTGGAGTATTAAACGACGTATTTTAAGTGATGTCGGCCATGTATCAAATGAGGATGCAGCGATTGCTATGAGTGAAGTCATTGGGGATGCAACAAAGCGTATTTACCTTGCCCACTTAAGCCTTGATAATAATATGAAGGATTTGGCAAGAATGAGTGTGGCTCAGACGTTAGAAGCACGGGGAGTGGGAATTGGTCATCAATTTGATTTATTTGATACCGATCCAAAAATTCCAACCCCACTATCGGCAGTATAA
- a CDS encoding ATP-dependent nuclease produces the protein MQVSKICNIDNYRNLSKMKVDFNKNINFIVGKNNTGKSNLLELLNILINTGKFYESDFHDVRAPIEVTFQVKYTDDEVGYFEDNFDVDDKLQITVVAKQNSVDDRIEYYHKDSAAFISPKKIKGLNFIYYSSLRIPSKELNFNRNLGTGKVLSYLMKESLKQESIEEVDLLDTSKINKVIKVLNGQIKKLNGLTNEKIEAYINSDNENLVNRIVEIGDDFKRNLNDLGDGIRYGFNIFLHILELLVHLKTTTKEENYEKLMISMPNDKKYLPLILGLDEPEIHQHPYRQRALIKSVQKIINNANHEFAELLKELFGIDGFLGQVFVVTHSPNILLNEYKEIIRLHSQEGVVKATSGININFDPKIHKHLIRSFAYIKEAMFSESVILVEGDTEFGAVPVFASRMGHDIDEDGIGVIKLDGADSVKRCLQLYRAFEIPVSAIIDKDKEASYMGERDVFFTTEIDFEEEVYSLYSLKEYMKYLIEVDKVRSLIRIFKQEVDQFNVAEFLKNPTEYEIEGTIAEKIMTKIKDEQLQFLKNNKTAINGALLSTYVNEVPSCFKSVIENALRGKLNE, from the coding sequence GTGCAAGTTAGCAAAATTTGTAACATAGATAACTATAGAAATTTGTCAAAGATGAAAGTTGATTTTAATAAAAATATTAATTTTATAGTAGGAAAGAATAACACAGGAAAATCCAACCTACTTGAGCTTCTAAATATATTAATCAATACAGGGAAATTCTATGAAAGTGATTTTCATGATGTAAGAGCCCCAATAGAGGTTACGTTTCAAGTAAAGTATACTGATGATGAAGTTGGATATTTTGAGGATAATTTTGATGTGGATGATAAGCTTCAAATTACCGTAGTGGCAAAACAAAATTCTGTTGATGATAGAATTGAATATTACCATAAAGATTCAGCAGCATTCATTAGCCCAAAAAAGATTAAGGGGTTAAATTTTATATATTATTCTTCACTCAGAATTCCGAGTAAAGAATTAAACTTTAATAGAAACCTAGGGACAGGTAAAGTCTTGAGTTATCTCATGAAGGAGAGCTTGAAACAAGAATCCATTGAAGAAGTTGATTTACTAGACACTAGTAAAATAAATAAAGTTATTAAGGTTCTAAATGGTCAAATAAAAAAACTTAATGGATTAACTAATGAAAAGATAGAAGCTTACATTAATAGTGATAATGAGAATCTAGTAAATAGAATTGTTGAAATTGGCGATGATTTCAAGAGAAATCTTAATGATCTTGGAGACGGAATAAGATATGGTTTTAATATTTTCTTACACATCTTAGAGCTATTGGTTCATTTAAAAACTACTACTAAGGAAGAAAATTATGAGAAACTTATGATTTCTATGCCAAATGACAAGAAGTATTTACCGCTAATTCTCGGCTTAGATGAACCTGAAATTCATCAACATCCATATAGACAGAGAGCATTAATAAAAAGTGTACAAAAAATAATTAATAATGCAAACCATGAATTTGCGGAACTACTCAAAGAATTATTTGGAATTGATGGATTTCTGGGACAGGTTTTTGTTGTCACACATTCTCCAAATATATTATTGAATGAATATAAAGAAATAATAAGGCTTCATAGTCAGGAAGGCGTAGTAAAAGCAACTAGTGGTATTAACATAAACTTTGATCCGAAGATTCATAAACATTTGATCCGTAGTTTCGCCTATATAAAAGAAGCTATGTTTAGTGAATCTGTAATCCTAGTTGAAGGTGATACTGAATTTGGCGCTGTTCCCGTTTTTGCAAGTAGAATGGGACATGATATAGACGAAGATGGTATAGGAGTTATTAAACTGGATGGTGCAGATAGTGTAAAACGTTGTTTACAACTTTACAGGGCTTTTGAAATTCCAGTTAGCGCTATAATAGACAAGGATAAAGAAGCTTCCTATATGGGTGAAAGAGACGTATTTTTCACAACTGAAATAGATTTTGAAGAAGAAGTCTACTCTCTTTACTCTTTAAAAGAATACATGAAATACCTAATAGAAGTTGATAAAGTAAGAAGCCTTATAAGGATCTTCAAGCAGGAAGTAGACCAATTTAATGTAGCAGAGTTTTTAAAGAATCCCACAGAATATGAAATAGAAGGGACAATAGCTGAGAAAATAATGACAAAAATTAAAGATGAACAGCTTCAATTTTTGAAGAATAATAAAACGGCAATTAATGGTGCATTGCTATCTACTTATGTTAACGAGGTTCCTAGTTGTTTTAAGTCAGTAATTGAGAATGCATTAAGGGGAAAATTAAATGAATAA
- a CDS encoding S1C family serine protease — MGYYDDNDEGRSQRPKGSKGGSFISGLVGVIIGALLVMIAFPSLGNVFNRSSDQQTAVENAQNSQNNITGKSVSLDVTTDVTKAVQKAEKAVVGIANIQSQGFWSQQGQGQGKGEQETGSGSGVIYKKENGKAFIVTNNHVVEGADQLEVTLSNGKKLSARLLGSDVWTDLAVVEVDGKDVSTVAQFGDSDKLKLGEPVIAIGNPLGENFAGSVTQGIVSGVNRTVPMDLNNDGLEDWEAEVLQTDAAINPGNSGGALVNVSGQVVGINSMKIAQEAVEGIGFSIPIKSAEPVINDLEKYGKIRRPAMGVTLQNVSDVPAYHQQETLRLPKGVTQGIMIESVSPGSPAAEAGMQEMDVIFELDGHKVNDILELRKYLYNNKKPGDSMKVKYYRQGKEKEATLKLTNESRL, encoded by the coding sequence GTGGGTTATTATGATGATAATGATGAAGGTCGCAGTCAACGACCAAAGGGATCAAAAGGCGGCTCCTTTATTTCCGGTCTAGTCGGAGTAATTATTGGAGCATTACTCGTAATGATTGCTTTCCCTTCACTCGGTAATGTGTTCAATCGATCTTCTGATCAACAAACAGCAGTTGAAAATGCTCAAAATAGCCAAAATAATATTACGGGCAAATCAGTTTCTTTAGATGTTACGACAGATGTAACGAAAGCGGTTCAAAAGGCTGAGAAAGCAGTTGTCGGGATTGCCAATATCCAATCACAAGGCTTCTGGTCACAGCAAGGACAAGGTCAAGGAAAAGGTGAACAAGAAACCGGCTCAGGATCAGGTGTAATCTATAAAAAGGAAAATGGAAAGGCATTTATCGTAACTAATAATCACGTTGTTGAAGGTGCGGATCAACTTGAAGTCACACTTTCTAACGGAAAAAAATTATCGGCAAGATTATTAGGAAGTGATGTTTGGACTGATTTAGCGGTTGTTGAAGTAGATGGTAAAGATGTATCGACCGTTGCCCAGTTTGGAGATTCCGATAAGTTAAAGCTTGGTGAACCGGTTATTGCGATTGGAAATCCGCTTGGTGAAAACTTTGCCGGATCAGTCACACAAGGAATTGTCTCTGGTGTGAATCGTACGGTCCCTATGGACTTAAATAATGATGGACTAGAGGATTGGGAAGCAGAAGTATTACAAACAGATGCTGCCATTAACCCAGGTAACAGCGGTGGTGCACTTGTAAACGTATCGGGTCAAGTGGTTGGGATTAATTCAATGAAAATTGCTCAAGAAGCTGTCGAAGGAATCGGTTTCTCCATTCCAATCAAATCTGCGGAACCGGTAATAAATGATTTAGAGAAGTATGGAAAAATTCGACGTCCAGCGATGGGTGTAACACTGCAAAACGTCAGTGATGTTCCTGCCTACCACCAACAAGAAACATTACGACTTCCAAAAGGTGTGACACAAGGTATCATGATTGAAAGTGTCTCTCCAGGATCTCCAGCTGCAGAAGCAGGTATGCAAGAAATGGATGTAATTTTCGAATTAGATGGTCATAAAGTAAATGACATCCTAGAACTAAGAAAATACTTATACAATAATAAAAAACCAGGCGATTCAATGAAAGTGAAATACTATCGCCAAGGAAAAGAAAAAGAAGCAACATTGAAATTAACAAATGAATCAAGATTATAA
- a CDS encoding GIY-YIG nuclease family protein: MDLLVLVSVALITFLIYKAYTAVVKGETARSEIQEWHHLAPFSQRYNSKGLNTSYVYFIRESGMQRIKIGKADDPEQRKKELSTGSAHNHEIVHLIRSENPFKTENLFHQHFSEKRCKGEWFDISEKELRWIQREDYPREIEDSIKGY, from the coding sequence TTGGATTTATTAGTCTTAGTAAGTGTTGCTTTAATCACCTTTTTAATTTATAAGGCCTATACTGCAGTTGTTAAAGGGGAAACCGCTAGATCTGAAATACAGGAATGGCACCATTTAGCTCCTTTTAGTCAACGGTATAATTCAAAAGGATTAAATACTAGTTATGTTTATTTTATAAGAGAGTCAGGTATGCAACGTATAAAAATAGGAAAAGCAGATGATCCCGAACAGCGTAAAAAGGAGCTTAGCACAGGTTCGGCTCATAATCATGAAATCGTTCACCTCATAAGGAGTGAAAACCCGTTTAAAACAGAAAATCTATTCCACCAACATTTTAGTGAGAAAAGGTGTAAAGGGGAATGGTTTGATATATCGGAAAAAGAATTAAGGTGGATTCAAAGAGAAGACTATCCAAGAGAGATTGAAGATTCCATAAAAGGATATTAA
- a CDS encoding ParB/RepB/Spo0J family partition protein translates to MDILEVHLDQIVWDLESRVHLDITSMKENIQKVGLLTPLYVVGPDKHNKYFLIDGSRRYAALKALALYNQKFKNVKVIRYNENIGTKLEREILRFHLHNTSKKIIGAEVQTAIENIQETGQYSDEKVIEVVQPKPSHIKRMKRSQKIDKNLRDEVSENRASQHALEVIYNMAISTKQFSKLYHLLLNRKLTGTDADALKKLDSHPLFSDLTDEQKSNVINKTLEQARFTNKEAMLIILSEIMKDTPNDYSESALDWINYLARSLDEIASMIHSDIELLANNLQREQLRATLSKLNKLLSWTWNHESQKNKSSNELNKSYPNLISEETQTGYKFRLH, encoded by the coding sequence ATGGACATCCTAGAGGTTCATTTAGATCAAATCGTATGGGATTTAGAAAGTAGGGTTCACCTTGACATTACAAGCATGAAGGAAAATATCCAGAAAGTTGGTCTTCTTACCCCACTATACGTAGTTGGACCAGATAAACATAATAAGTATTTTTTAATTGACGGTTCACGAAGGTATGCTGCACTAAAAGCGTTAGCCCTTTATAACCAAAAGTTTAAGAACGTAAAAGTGATTCGTTATAACGAAAATATCGGTACAAAACTAGAAAGAGAAATTTTACGATTTCACCTTCATAATACCTCCAAGAAAATTATAGGTGCTGAGGTACAGACAGCCATAGAAAACATCCAAGAAACGGGACAGTATTCCGATGAAAAAGTAATTGAGGTAGTTCAACCAAAACCGTCTCATATTAAACGAATGAAAAGAAGTCAAAAAATTGATAAAAATTTACGTGATGAAGTCTCAGAAAACAGAGCGAGTCAGCATGCCTTAGAGGTAATCTATAACATGGCAATTTCCACTAAACAATTTTCAAAACTTTATCACCTATTACTCAATCGCAAACTTACAGGAACCGATGCTGATGCATTGAAGAAGCTTGACAGTCATCCTCTTTTTTCGGATTTAACAGATGAACAAAAGTCCAACGTCATAAATAAAACTTTAGAACAAGCAAGATTTACAAATAAAGAAGCAATGCTTATTATTTTATCTGAAATAATGAAGGATACTCCAAATGATTATTCAGAAAGTGCATTGGATTGGATTAACTATTTAGCGCGTTCGCTCGACGAGATTGCTAGTATGATACATTCGGATATTGAACTTCTAGCTAACAATCTACAAAGAGAACAGCTTAGAGCAACACTATCAAAATTAAACAAACTATTATCTTGGACTTGGAATCATGAATCCCAAAAAAATAAATCAAGCAATGAATTGAACAAATCTTATCCAAATTTAATCAGTGAGGAAACTCAAACAGGCTATAAATTTCGGTTACATTAA
- a CDS encoding recombinase family protein encodes MNEIKSVAIYVRVSTEEQATEGYSISAQLQTLRQYATLYGWQISEEYVDEGISGKDIKGRPAMQRLISDVDKNKFQAVLVWKISRLSRNMLDTLVLLDKFEEYDVKFISYSENFDTSSPIGKLVVQLMASIAEMERNTLSENVKLGMTQRAKEGNWNGGVVFGYDSIEKELVINPKEAANPIYNGKIRWLQIENWDKKRRRGKNPNPILVAGKHEAIISDELWNIVKSRRQSKSFKQRQSHEPFLLSSLLRCPDCGQGMVPSITTYTRKDGSKRRHRYYVCGIFHNKGSAACKANSIKAYDAEDAVINRIIEFLTDSAHFSQTIENINKDTVRSNLALKEQLENIEKELKEANIMQEKYMEAFEQNLFPVSILQERLQKLAKSKNDLEQKKNELSVQLSSSDSKFIPPDVVRHLLEMYVQVFQQSSREKKKQLFQLLLNKINIKQADGHSRTMDKIELDFDFSEVNLSKTFTLIHILYQKSDHSKVNPSSNHDLTDKMPPYLQIFLPLFMIRFPPHNPKRPIHLLHQH; translated from the coding sequence ATGAACGAAATAAAAAGTGTGGCCATATATGTTCGAGTCAGCACAGAAGAGCAAGCAACTGAAGGTTATAGCATATCTGCACAATTACAAACCCTACGTCAATATGCGACCTTATACGGTTGGCAAATCTCAGAAGAATATGTCGATGAAGGGATTAGTGGTAAAGATATAAAGGGAAGACCTGCAATGCAAAGATTAATATCGGATGTTGATAAGAATAAATTTCAAGCTGTACTTGTATGGAAAATATCACGCCTTTCACGTAATATGTTAGATACTCTTGTGCTGCTAGATAAATTCGAAGAGTATGATGTAAAGTTTATTTCCTACTCGGAGAATTTTGATACATCAAGTCCGATTGGCAAACTTGTTGTTCAACTGATGGCATCCATTGCAGAAATGGAAAGAAATACACTTTCAGAAAATGTGAAGCTAGGAATGACACAAAGGGCTAAAGAAGGTAACTGGAATGGTGGAGTGGTTTTCGGATATGATTCTATAGAAAAAGAACTTGTTATTAACCCCAAAGAAGCAGCTAATCCTATCTATAATGGTAAAATCCGATGGTTACAAATTGAGAACTGGGATAAAAAGAGAAGGCGTGGCAAAAATCCGAACCCCATTTTAGTTGCTGGGAAACACGAAGCAATTATCTCAGATGAGCTTTGGAATATTGTCAAATCCAGAAGACAAAGTAAGTCTTTTAAACAGCGTCAATCCCATGAACCTTTCCTATTAAGTAGTCTACTTCGTTGTCCTGATTGTGGTCAAGGTATGGTTCCATCAATCACTACCTATACTCGAAAAGATGGTAGCAAACGTAGACACCGTTATTATGTATGTGGAATTTTCCATAATAAAGGATCTGCCGCATGTAAAGCAAATTCAATTAAAGCTTATGATGCAGAGGATGCTGTCATTAACCGCATAATAGAGTTTTTAACCGATTCAGCTCACTTTAGTCAAACGATTGAAAATATAAATAAAGATACAGTTCGATCAAATTTGGCACTGAAGGAGCAGTTAGAGAACATTGAAAAAGAGCTTAAAGAAGCAAATATCATGCAAGAAAAATATATGGAAGCATTTGAGCAAAATCTCTTCCCTGTATCCATATTACAGGAACGGTTACAGAAGTTAGCTAAATCAAAGAATGACTTGGAACAAAAGAAAAATGAACTTAGCGTTCAACTAAGTTCATCAGACTCGAAATTTATACCACCTGACGTGGTTAGGCATTTATTAGAAATGTATGTACAAGTATTTCAACAGTCCTCGAGAGAAAAGAAAAAGCAGCTTTTTCAACTTTTATTAAATAAGATCAACATTAAACAAGCAGATGGTCATTCTCGAACTATGGATAAAATAGAACTTGATTTTGACTTTTCAGAAGTCAATCTGTCCAAGACATTTACACTTATACACATACTTTATCAGAAATCAGATCATTCAAAGGTAAATCCCTCTTCAAATCATGATTTAACAGACAAAATGCCACCTTATCTTCAAATTTTTTTGCCTCTATTTATGATACGGTTCCCCCCTCATAATCCGAAACGCCCGATACACCTGCTCCACCAACACTAA
- a CDS encoding UvrD-helicase domain-containing protein — protein MNKEELRAKFTEIHGNDQEQLDFILSEENRIIVTAPAGCGKTKAMISKIAHEIITNDYLNNKRILALTFSVNAAAKIREDIKETLPILLGKANYEVDDKLDVSNYHGFANRILRKHGYILHDNFKNINDFIRISDNSGELRKVLVSQEIRVLENYDESLKKLDFKEADRLQGSYIDIVLTKLVPRNIITYNGILLLAMQILDKKAIRDFYKLYYQMVIVDEFQDTNYLALQFLMRIVEANKVILMGDDIQKIYGFLGAVPNIFKKMENEYNMLPMEFRTNYRFKDNKNMKQLDSYIRGIFRNYNNIISYSKTANINFKLFNSDNGEARFIYKDLLKYTTADKNVAILFRAKYLASDLINILEKNKIMYFNGLFEDSDPEYIKFHKEALEIFINESGVRKSISRTVITSVKGKLNAKKQTITNNETMFNSLMRLLDALLDTTKAKNISTEEKYEAIIFTLSNNSLKRLMNEINEQVTLTTIHSSKGLEWDYVYLPNMTSYSFPTSKSLCKLCSKNNGRSLYEKHCKFDFVPGLEEPFYEELSVLYVALTRGKQDVFLTASRGPNQFGYNKKVNCFLTLPKLKIINNF, from the coding sequence ATGAATAAGGAAGAACTTAGAGCTAAATTTACAGAAATTCACGGTAACGATCAGGAACAACTTGACTTTATTCTCTCTGAAGAAAACAGAATAATTGTTACTGCACCAGCAGGATGTGGGAAAACCAAAGCGATGATTAGTAAAATAGCACATGAAATTATTACTAATGATTATTTAAATAATAAAAGAATACTTGCTTTAACATTTAGTGTAAATGCTGCAGCTAAAATTCGCGAAGATATAAAAGAGACCTTGCCGATTTTACTAGGTAAAGCTAATTATGAAGTCGATGATAAACTGGACGTTTCTAATTATCATGGTTTTGCAAATAGAATTCTTAGGAAACATGGATATATACTCCATGATAATTTTAAAAATATAAATGATTTCATAAGGATTTCTGATAATAGTGGAGAACTTAGAAAAGTTCTTGTATCACAAGAAATAAGAGTTCTCGAAAATTATGATGAAAGTTTAAAAAAACTTGATTTTAAAGAAGCAGACAGACTGCAAGGATCTTATATAGATATCGTCTTAACTAAATTGGTTCCTCGAAATATAATCACATACAATGGAATATTGTTATTAGCTATGCAAATACTTGATAAGAAAGCCATTAGAGATTTTTACAAATTATATTATCAAATGGTAATTGTTGATGAATTTCAAGATACAAATTACTTAGCCCTGCAGTTTCTAATGCGTATAGTAGAAGCTAATAAAGTTATTCTAATGGGGGATGACATTCAGAAGATTTATGGATTCTTGGGAGCTGTACCAAACATTTTTAAAAAGATGGAAAACGAATATAATATGCTTCCTATGGAATTTAGAACTAACTATAGATTTAAAGATAATAAAAATATGAAGCAGTTAGACAGCTATATACGTGGCATCTTTAGAAATTATAATAACATTATTTCCTATTCTAAAACTGCTAATATAAATTTCAAGTTATTCAACTCGGATAATGGGGAAGCAAGATTCATTTATAAAGACCTATTAAAATATACAACAGCAGATAAAAATGTAGCAATCCTTTTTAGAGCAAAATATTTAGCAAGCGACCTAATTAATATACTTGAGAAGAATAAAATCATGTATTTTAACGGACTATTTGAGGATAGTGACCCTGAATATATTAAATTCCATAAAGAAGCTCTTGAAATCTTCATTAATGAAAGCGGAGTAAGAAAATCTATTAGTAGAACGGTTATTACGAGTGTAAAAGGAAAACTAAACGCCAAAAAACAAACAATCACCAATAATGAAACTATGTTTAACTCTTTAATGAGATTACTAGATGCTCTACTTGATACGACAAAAGCCAAAAATATTTCTACAGAAGAAAAATATGAAGCAATAATATTTACTCTGAGTAATAATAGTCTTAAAAGACTTATGAATGAGATAAATGAACAAGTAACTTTAACTACAATTCATTCTTCAAAAGGCTTGGAGTGGGATTATGTATATCTACCCAACATGACATCTTATAGCTTCCCTACAAGCAAATCACTTTGTAAGTTATGTAGCAAAAACAACGGACGAAGCTTATATGAAAAACACTGTAAATTTGATTTTGTACCTGGGTTAGAAGAACCTTTCTATGAAGAATTAAGTGTTCTGTATGTGGCGTTAACTAGAGGAAAACAAGATGTCTTCCTTACAGCTAGTAGAGGACCAAATCAATTTGGTTATAATAAAAAAGTGAATTGTTTTTTAACACTCCCGAAATTAAAGATAATAAATAACTTTTAA
- a CDS encoding CxxH/CxxC protein yields the protein MWITICLITFYENGKINGKIAFGQSLQDKNARKGWFFMKTYVCEEHVEIALDKAIYENALAPIFKELKEDESLSTTCEYCNLLAVYMVGN from the coding sequence ATGTGGATAACTATATGCTTAATTACTTTTTATGAAAACGGAAAAATTAATGGTAAAATAGCATTTGGACAATCATTACAGGATAAAAATGCTAGGAAAGGTTGGTTTTTTATGAAGACCTATGTATGCGAAGAACATGTTGAAATCGCCTTAGATAAAGCGATTTATGAAAACGCATTAGCACCAATTTTTAAAGAACTGAAAGAAGATGAATCATTATCCACAACCTGTGAATACTGTAATCTTCTTGCAGTATATATGGTAGGGAACTAA
- a CDS encoding two-component system regulatory protein YycI, with product MDWNKTKTMFIIVFLILDIFLFVQFSRQYSDSKIEQLKEDPSIEDRLEDAKITYNITLPSESIKVQYVNAKTKKFTEKDIKDLANQTVTIGPNKTSLFATFKKPVKLKSSSDPIQLETFISESENILYGSQYKYWGYNKDKNEIIFYQAYEDKQFFKNESGQLVLILNDKNEIVSYKQTILEKMEKRGGEKALPIITAISNLYAKNMILAKSEVVKAELGYYTLIPQTESQMLVPTWHFVVKHGKVYDDLFVNAIEGRVIPKNDKETETLE from the coding sequence ATGGATTGGAATAAAACAAAAACAATGTTTATTATCGTCTTCCTAATCCTTGATATCTTTTTATTTGTCCAATTTTCCAGACAATATAGTGATAGCAAAATTGAGCAATTAAAGGAAGATCCTTCAATAGAGGATCGGTTAGAGGATGCAAAGATTACTTATAATATAACCTTGCCATCTGAATCGATTAAAGTTCAGTATGTAAATGCAAAAACAAAGAAATTTACCGAAAAGGACATAAAAGATTTAGCCAATCAAACAGTAACTATTGGACCAAATAAAACGTCTTTATTTGCTACTTTTAAAAAGCCAGTTAAACTAAAATCCAGTTCCGACCCAATTCAACTAGAAACATTCATATCAGAATCAGAAAATATATTGTATGGAAGTCAATATAAATATTGGGGATACAACAAAGATAAGAATGAAATCATATTTTATCAGGCATATGAGGATAAACAATTTTTCAAAAATGAAAGCGGTCAGTTGGTTTTAATTCTGAATGATAAAAATGAAATTGTATCGTATAAACAAACGATTTTAGAAAAGATGGAAAAAAGAGGCGGAGAAAAGGCGCTACCAATTATTACAGCGATTAGTAATCTTTATGCCAAGAATATGATTTTGGCGAAAAGTGAAGTTGTTAAGGCTGAATTAGGTTATTATACATTAATTCCACAAACGGAATCACAAATGCTTGTTCCGACCTGGCATTTTGTCGTTAAACACGGCAAAGTTTATGATGACTTATTTGTAAACGCCATAGAAGGACGAGTAATCCCGAAAAATGATAAAGAAACTGAAACATTGGAGTGA